Below is a window of Haloterrigena alkaliphila DNA.
ATCTACTTGAGATCCCTGCGTTCCGCTGCGATGGCAGGTCGCCTTCCGTTCTACCGGTGAGCTCGGTCTCGTCACAACTGTCGCTCGAACGGTCCAGTCGACTCGAGACGCATTAGCGCAGACGTTTCATCAGTAAATCGTAGACTCGGTGGTTGCGGTCGAGGGGTTCTGTTGAAATCCTAAGGGCGTACAACTCTCTTAGCACGCAGACGGTTTCACGTAGTGGCTTCGTGAAGTATGGACCGTAACTGTGTCATCGGTTATACTGAGGTCAACCCGAACGGTGTTATCGTCGTCGCAAGTCTCGTCAATAGTGCCTGCTGCGTTCGTCGTGGCTTGCAGCGTGTACTCTCCATCAGGGAGACCGTCAATAACAATATATTGACCGGGCAGAGACGAGTCGTACTCGTCAGCCCAGCCGGCACTGATCCCTTGATACTCACAATCGAACTGGGCACTACTATTGGCCGATGAGCGGGTCTGGTACAGATCCCGAAGACAGAACGTCTGTTTTCTGACCGCGCCCGTCCTCTCGCCCGATTCGTCGAGCAGGACATAGTTATTGAAACCTTTCAAGTGCGCGTGACCGTGGGACTCCGAATATTCGAACAGATCCGGGCGGTTCTCGGGACGCCCCAGTTCGGCATCCTCGTCTCCGACGTTGTAGATGATCATGTCGAATCGAAGGAGCCGATGTTCGCCTGGGGTTACAAAGCCGTCTTCAACGTCGGAACTGGACTCATCAAACACCTCTGTTGAAACGCTGAATTCCCTGACGCCTGGAACGAAGTTGACTCCCGATCTGTCCTCACCGTGGTCGTCTTCGGACTGGTTGTCCGCAACGTGGTCGTCCGAGGGCTCAGAGTCGGATTCGCCTGTCGAGGGTGGTGTCTCCGAGTTCTCTTCGTCCGCCGGAGTAGCCTCCTCGTCCGCGGTACCTTCGCCTCCGGTGGCCGCGGAGGCGTCCGTGCTAGTGTCGATGACTGAGAACGGGTTGTCAGCCACAACGCCTCCGAGGGAAATCATGCCGACCCCCGCCACGACAACGAGGAGAACCCCCACCAGTGCCGCTGCACGCTTCCTATCTTTTCTCCATTTTATCTTCATACTTTCTCACCAGACTATACCCGGAGCTAAGCGAGAAGAAATATAGTAAGAATCCTACTAATCACGAAGTAAAACAATAGGCGCGTCCTAACTCATCGGTAACTGGTGAACATCCCTCTCGATCTCGTGTAGTGTCTGAGTCGAGGGTTCACCGTCTCGTATAGTAGTTCGGGGCGTGACTTCGGTCGAATTTCGAGACGTCGATTCCAACGATGCCAGTAGTCGGGCGCAGAGAAACAGAGAAGGTGAGCAGCACTCTTCAACAAAGCCGGTCGAGGGGCTCCTCGAGTCGGTCTGACAGTTCTTCGAGACGCGTTTCGGGCCGGCGAACGTCGACGGCGAGTAGTCGCCGAGAGTCCGACCGAACCGCTCTCGGGAACCGAACGGAATCTCGCTCCCGGTCGAATATCGCGGAAAGACCCGCTGACACGGGGTTTTGTCACGACATCATGTTCGCCAGTACGCTTATCGGGAGAACCGATGTAACACCGATCATGTCCGCCCCCCTCGACCATTCGACGTCCGACGACTGGGGAGATCCGTCCCGAGCCATCATCGAAGCGGTCGCCGCCCGCGAGGGTGTAGACGTCACCGACATCGAGCCGCCAGCCTACGAACCGCTGTTTACCGCCATCAACCCGGAGGCGCTGGACCGACTGTTTCGGAACCCAGCGGAGATGGCGACCGCCCGCGTCGTCCTCGAGTACGAGGGCTACGAGGTGGTCGTCCACGGCGACGGTCGCGTCGAGGTGAGCGATCCCTCCTTCGACCCCGACGGTGTCGGGCAGCCCGTCGAGGACTGACGGTCCGATCTACTCCGCCCAGTACGCTTCGCCCGGTTGCGTCTCGAAGACGGCCCGATCGAGCAGGTCGATCGCCTTCTCGAGGCCCTCCCGGGAACTCGTCAGCGAATCCTCGTGCTCGATGCTCAGCGCGCCGTCGTAGCCGACCATGCGCAGCGTCGAGACGACGTCCTTCCAGTGGGCCTCGCCGTGCCCGTAGCCGACCGACCGGAAGAGCCACGAGCGGTTCGGCTCGTCGTCGTAGGCGGTCGTATCGAGAACGCCCTTCTCGCGGGCCTGCGCGTCGTAGATCTTCGTGTCCTTGGCGTGGAAATGGTGGATCGCGTCGCGCTCGCCGAGGTACCGAATCGCGTCGGTGATCGTGATTCCCTGCCAGTAGAGGTGTGAGGGGTCGAAGTTCGCGCCGATCCGATCGCCCGTCCCCTCGCGCAGTCGGGCCATCCCGTGGGGTTCGTAGACCAGCATGTTCGGGTGCATCTCGATGGCGATATCGACGCCGCGCTCGTCCGCGTAGTCGTCGAGGTCCGACCAGTAGTCGATCGCCCGCTCCCACTGGTAGGCGAGGGCCTCGTCGTGTTCGGGCGGCCACGGTGCGGTGATCCAGTTGGGTACCTCGTCGTTCGGTCCCCCCGCCGGCAGCCCGGAGAAACAGGTGACGACGCCGACCTCGAGCTGGCTCGCGAGCTCGATCGCCTCGCGGAGTTCGGTGTCGGCCTCGTCGGCCCGCTCCGCGTCGGGATGGAGCGGGTTGTTGTGGGTCGCGAGCGCGCTGATCCGCATGTCGTACTCCTCGAGAGCGTTTCGAACCTCCTGCTGGGCGCCCTCGTCGTCGAGGTGTTCGTCCCGTGGGAGGTGGGCCTGGCCGGGGTGGCCGCCGACCCCCGGTTCGATCGCGTCGACGCCGAGTTCGGCCAGGTACGAGAGCGCGCCCTCGAGCGATTCGTCCGCGAGCGGCGGGGTGTGGACACCGATCTCCATACGGAGCGACGCACCACGGCGGGAGAAATAAAACGGGGGCCGGCGAGCGGACGGGAACCGTCTCCAAGCGGCTCCGAACCACACCAGTCGGTCGAAAGAGCCGCGAACGGTGTCATAGCGTCGGCGGTCCGATGCGACGCGGACGGTCTCACAGCGTCGGCGGCCCGGTACGCCGCGGGCGATGTCACAGCGTCGGGGGCCCCGTGCGACGCGGCCGTCGCGCCGTCGTCGATCGAGGGACCGCCCGAACGAGCGACGACGTCGACTCGTAGGCGACGCGGTCGGTCGGCGATTTGGCCGCGACGAGTTTCCAGAACCCGGGCGAGTAGAACGTGATCTCGCATCGCCCGTTGGAATCGGTTCGCGTTCGTTTCGTCCCGGCTTCGACGATCGCTCCCTCGATCGGGTTGTTCCCCTCGTCGCGGACGCGGAGGGTGATCGCTCGCCCCACCGGGACCTCGTGACGGCTGATCTCGAGGACGAGTTGTCGTGTGATCCTCATGCGAGTCAGTACCACATCGGCGCCCAAAACCTCACACCTGCACACGAACGGTGTGACTCCAAACGACGGGACGCGCCCGGGGAAAGGCCGTCCGCGGTGCTCACTCGTCGTCGACGGCGATCGTGTGGCCCTCGTCGCTCGAGCGGTAGATCGCGTCGATGATCCGCTGGACGGTCAGCGCCTCGTCGACGCTGTCGTCCGCGCCGTCGTCGCGACAGATGCGGTCGAAAAACGCTTCCTGTTCTTCCGTGTGGGTATCGTTCTGGTGGGTCTCGACGGACGTATCCTCGAGGTGGTCGGGCCCGACCGTGTTCGCCGAGTGAAGCGAGAGATCCCCCTCGAGCAAGTCGAACCGGGCGGCCGATTCGGTTCCCCGGACGACGAACTCGTGGGTCGACGGCCGGTTGGTCGCCCACGCCACCTCGAGCGAGATCGTTTGATCGCCCGCACACCGGATGAACGCGCTGGCCGAATCGTCGACGTCGAAGCCGGCGGGGCCGGCGTCCTCGCCCCACATGTCGAGATAGGCGTAGTCCTCGCTGTTGCCGAATTCTCCCCGAGCAACGCCGGTTACCTCTTCGACGGTCGGGTAGTCCAGCAGGTAGAGCGCGAGATCGATCGCGTGGACGCCGAGGTCGATGAGGGAGCCGCCGCCGGCGATCTGGCGGCGAGTGAACCACGAACCGCGGCCGGGAATGCCGCGGCGTCGGACGTAGTTGGCCTCGACGTGGGTGATGTCGCCGAGGTCGCCCTGTGCGATCCGGTTGTGGACGATCCGGACCGTGTTCGCGAACCGGTTGTTGAAGCCGACCATAGTGTGGCCGTCGGAGCCGACCGCGGCGTCGGCGATCCGCTGGGCGCTCTCGATCGAGTGGGCCAGGGGCTTCTCCAACAGGACGTGGAGATCGCGATCGAAGGCGTCGACGGCGTACTCCTCGTGGTACTTGTTGGGAGTCGTGATGACGACGGCGTCGATCGTGTCGTACAGTTCGTGGTGGTCCTCGTAGACGTCGACGTCGTATCGGCGGGCGAACCGCGACCGGGCCTCCGTCGCGATGTCCATCCCGCCGACCAGCGGCACCCCGAGTTCGACGAGTCGCTCCGCGTGGTACTGACCGATGTTCCCCAGCCCGACGATTCCCGTTCTGATGTCGCTTCGATCCATTGTCATCCGAGTATCAGTATCGCATTCGCAGTCCGTTCTCGTACCCATACAGTCGATACCGCTATATCGAATTGTTGTACTGGATCACCTTTTGTCCGTTGCCAAACGAGGACAAACCCGGTGAGCCATTCGTCGTCGGCCGCTCGAGTTCCGGCGTCGGCGACAATCCGAGTCCCGGCGTCGGCGGCCGACGGGAGCTCAGCTGTCGGCTTCCGTCGGCGTCGTCCCGGGCTCTCGCTCCGAGCGGTCGGTCAGGCCGTGGAGCAGGGCGTCGCCGGTCGCGGTATCGAAGAGGTGAATCTTCGATCGATCCAGCACGACCTCGACGTCCTGTCCCGCCTCGATCTCCGTGTCGGGGGTGACGCTCATCAGCAGCTGATTCGGTGAGGTGGCTGGATCCTGATCCATCGACCCCTCCGCGGCCTCGGAGAGCAGGAGGTAGATGAAGACCTCGTCGCCCATCGGCTCCAGGACGTCGGTCCGGGCGGGGATCCGATCCGTCGGCGAGGACAGCGAGTCCGCGTACCGGGTCAGGTGGACGTCCTCCGGCCTGACTCCCAGCGTGACGGTGTCGCCGACGGAGACGCCCTGTAGCTGGGTCGGATCGAACTCGACGGTGAAGTTGTTGGTCTCGAGGCCGTTCTCGACGAGGGTCCCCTCGGCGAAGTTCATCGACGGCGAGCCGATGAAGCCCGCGACGAACAGGTTCGTGGGTTCGTTGTAGCAGACCAGCGGCGGGGCGATCTGCTGGAGCTTGCCGTCGTTCAGGACGGCGATCCGGTTGGACATCGTCATCGCCTCGGCCTGATCGTGAGTGACGTAGATGACCGTGGCGTCCAGCTCTCGGTGGAGCCGCTGGAGCTCCGTGCGCATGTGCACTCGGAGCTTCGCGTCTAAGTTCGCCAGCGGCTCGTCCATCAGGAACACGTCCGGATTGCGAACGATCGCGCGGGCGATGCCGACCCGCTGTTGCTGACCGCCGGACATCTCCGCCGGCATCCGGTCTAACATCCCCTCGAGCTGGACGATGTCGGCGGCTTCCTCGACGCGGTGCCGGACCTCCTCGTCGTCGTACTTGCGCAGTCGGAGGCCGAAGGAGATGTTCTCGTAGACGTCCATGTGGGGGAACAGCGCGATGTTCTGGAAGACCATCGCGACCCCGCGGTCCTTGGGGGCGAGATTGGTGACCTCGTCGTCGCCGATGTAGACCCGACCCTCGGTGGGCTGGGTCAGCCCCGCGACCGTCTCCATCGTCGTCGACTTCCCACAGCCCGACGGGCCGACGAAGGTGACGAACTCGCCGTCCTCGACCTCGAGACTGATGTCGTCCACTGCCGTTTCGTCTCCGTATCGTTTCGTGATGTTCTCGAGTCGTACTCGTGCCATTGTGTTACTCCTTGAGTGCTCCTGCGGTGAGTCCGCTGACGATCTTCTCCTGTGCGATGACCACGAGTATCGCGACGGGAATTACTCCGATGATACTCGCGGCGGCCATCAGATGGTAAAGCACCTCGTACTGGCCCTGATAGGCGAGGATCCCGTCGAGGATCGGCGCCCAGTTCTGGGGCTGGCCGTCGGTCATCAGGAACGAGAAGAAGAACTCGTTGTAGGTTGCGATGAACGTCAGCACGCCCGCCGTCGCGACGCCGGGTGCCGACAGCGGGATGATGACCCGGAACAGCGCGCCCAGTCGAGTCGTCCCCTCGACGCGGGCGGCGTCCTCGAGCCCGTCGGGAATCTGCCCGTAGAAGGTCGTGAGGATGAATATCGCGAGCGGCATGAAGATCGCCGACAGCGGCGTCACCAGCGCGAAGGGCGTGTTGTAGAGGGTTCCGTCGCCGGTGATCGGCTCGAGGAAGAAGAACGAGGTGTTGAAGAGGTCGTTCAGCGGGATGAAGAAGGCCGCCGGCGGGAAGAACGAAATCACTAACACCAGCAGCATGAGCGGCGTCCGGCCGGGGAACTCGAGGCGACCGAAGGCGTACCCCGCGAGGCTGGCGACGACGAGGACGACGACCGTCGAGGCCAGCGCGATCACGAAGCTGTTGAACATGTAGACGTGGAACGGGATGACCTCGAAGACCTCGATGAAGGCGCCGGGGTTGAACCCGTTCGGCGTGAAGACGATGTCTTGAAGCTGGCCTTCCGGCGTCAGCGCGACCATGAGCAGCCAGTAGAACGGGAACAGCGTCGTAAAGAGGAAGAAGATCGCCGCGACGTAGAACAGCGCCCGGTAGACTCGTTCGGGGTTCTCGATGGAGTCGGCGGCCCACTGCTGGAGCGGGCCGCGGTCGAGTTCCGCGTCGCGGCCCTCCTTGAGGACGTCCCTGCCCCCGTCGGGACGGCGGAGCGTCGGGTCTCTCGGTCGGTCACCGTCGTCGGTACCGCTGGGGTCGTTCGGATCGGTGGGGTCGTTCGGATCGGACATCAGTACATCCCTCCTTCGGTGTCGCGGAAGAGCACGACGTAGCCGCCGATGATCAGGCCGATGACCAGCGCCGTCGAGAAGGCGACGGCGGCGGCCGTCGCGTAGATTCGCGTCCCGCCGAACATCGCCTCGACGACGAGGCAGGTCAGCGAGGGCACGGTCGTACAGCCGGCGGTCGACTCGATCAGCCCGAAGACGCGCATCGCGTCCATGGTTCGGAACAGCATCGCGACCAGCAGCGCCGGCATCACCAGCGGCAGCGTGATCAGTTTGAACCGCTGCCACGGCGAGGCCCCGGCCACGCGGGCGACGTCGTACAGGCTCCGGTCGACGCTCTGGAGCCCCGCGAGGATCAGCAGGGCCATGAACGCCGAGGACTTCCAGATGTCGGCAACGAGGATGATGATGAACGCGTCCCGGCTGTTGGCCAGCGGCGTTCCGCTGAAGATGCCGAGGCTCTGCATGAGATCGGAGCCGAATCCGACCGTCGGCTGGAACATCAGGAAGAAGATCATCCCCTGGATGACGATCGGGACCGCCCACGGGAGGATGATCGCGACGCGGACCCAGCGCCGGCCGCGGAAGTCCTGATCGAGCACGTATGCCTGTCCGAACCCGATCAGCGTCTCCATAACGACGCTGATGATCGCGAACGCGAGCGTGACGAACAGCGCCTGCTGGAAGAACGGCGTCCCGAGTTCGATGAAGGGGAACGAACCGGTCAGCCCGACGTCGAGGAACTGTCGAGCCAGCTGCGCGTTCCCGGTGAGGATGTCGACGTAGTTCTCGATGCCGACGAACCCGCCGAGCGGGTCCATACCCCGCGTCTGATCGGCCCGGAGCGACATGATGAACGTCTGAATCATCGGATAGAACGCGACGAGCGTCAACAACGCGAACGCCGGCAGCAACAACAGGTACGCGTAGGCCGCCTCGCTCAGGCCCTCCATCCAGTTGACGACGGCATTGCCGCTGCGTTCTCGATCCTGACTCCGTCCGGATTCGTCGCCGGTCAGTACGTCCGTATCGGTATCAGTTGCCATTCGTTGGTACCTCCGATTCGCTCTGCTGGAGTTCTTCGGCGAGGTCGTTCATCGCCGCCGTGGGCGAACTCGCACCGCGGTACGCCGCGTTGACCGATTGGTAGATCAGCGGCGACTCAGCGGGCCAGATGTCGGTGGCCGGCCGCGGAATCGCGTTGTCGCTGGCCGCCTGCACGACGTCGCCGTAGCGGGCGACCGGGCCGACGTCGTCCGGGCTGGCCTCCGCGACCAGATCGAGATTCGGCGGGAGGTATCCCCCGAGTTCGAAGATCGTGAGCATCACCTCTTCGCTGGCGAACGCCTCGAGGACCTGCAGCGCTTCCTCCTTGCGGTCCGAGAACGGGCTCACGACCAGGTTCCAGCCGCCGAGTGCCGCGGCGGTACCGCCGGTGCCGTCGTACTCGGCCTCCGCTTCGGGGACCCCGACCGGACTCGTCGTGACGCCGAGGTCCTCACCGAAGGCCTCCTCCGCGCCGGTCTGGGAGATCGCGAACGACCAGTTCCGGTTCGAGACGGCGTTGCCGGCATCGAACGGGCTGAGCGACTCCTGTTCGGTCCACTGGACGATCGCCGACGGAGAAATCTGAGCGTAGCCGTCGAGGGTGTTCTGGTTCTCTCCCTCGATGAACGAGCGCATCATCCGAATCGCGTCGATGACCGGCTGTTCGTCGACGGTGATCGGCCGGTCGCCGGCGGTGAAGAGGTTGTCCACGCCGCCGAAGTACGCCCCGCCCCAGCTCGTCATCACCTCGTTGAACGTACAGCAGGAGAGCCCCTCGTAGGCGGCCGCCTGCGTCGTGTACCCGTAGTCGAGTCCGGCCTGGTCCCTCGCGTCGCGGACCGCGTTCGCGAACTCCTCCCACCGAGGCGGATCGGTCGCCCAGCTACTGGTGTCGTAGCCGGCGTCCTCGATCAGGTCCTGTCTGTAGAGGGTAAACCCGAGGTCCGGAAACAGCGGCAGTCCGTGGAGGTCTCCGGACTCGGGATGGCGAGCCGTCTCGAGGATCGCGTCGAGGTAGTTCTCGTCGACGAACGAGACCGTCTCCTCGGAGAGTTCTTCGGTCAGGTTGACCGTCTGATTGCGCAGGACGAACGGGACCGTCCAGCCGCTGTCCATCATGTGAATGTCCGGCGGGGCGCGACCCGCCTCGAGCGCCGCTTGCGCCGTCTGCATCCGCGATGCGGAGTCGCTGACGACGGTCTGAATTTCGAGGCGGATATCCTCGTCGAGGCCGGCGTCCCAGAGCGCCTGCTGGACCGAGGGCCCGTCACCGTCGCTGTGTATGATTCCTTCGACACCCGAATCTGCCGTCAGTACCACTGTCCCCGGCGTCCGACCCCGGCCGAGACAGCCGGCGACGGCCACCGTCCCCACTGCGGCCGACGCTGACGCGGTCTTCAGGAACGACCGTCGCCCGAGGCGAGACCGGTCGTTTCGACCGGCGGTATCGCGTCCCATGACCAGTGGGTCGTCCACACTATAGGACTTAGATGTTGGCAATAAATGATGTACTACGGTGTGACAGTCACAATAGCGGCGTCATTACGGCTTCTTTGTCTGTGATCGCAGATTAGCGGCGAGACGAAAAGCGGGTCACTTCCGGAACGAGATTTCGGGCAATCGGCCATTGTCGATCGGGGTCGGCAGGTGCCGGCCGATGAGCGATATTCCAGCGGACTGACATCAATCGGAACAGGTATCGACTCGGACCGACGTCGGGTTCGGGTGCGTCCCGGGACGTGTTCGGGAGCGTTACTGACGGACGCGACCGGGTCCGTGAGTCGAGTCGCGATGACGACGGGATCGGAGACGATGCGACGGGATCGGAGACGATGCGACGGCGACGGGACCCGTCGGACGCCGCCGCCCGCTCAGTCCTCGAGCGCCGGCGGTTCGTTGCGGCCGATATGGATCTCGTGGGCTTCGACGTCCTCGAGGGCGGCGACGCGACCACCGATCGAGAGCTGCTCGCCCGACTCCGTCTCGATGGTGAGGCTGGCGACCTCCTCGCTGACCTCGAAGGAGACGTCGAGAATGCGCCCGCGGACGACGCGCGGACCGCCGACCTCGACGTCCCGGCCCTCGATGGTCGCGTAGAACTCGCCGCCTTCCTCCATCACGTCCTTGACACAACGGCGGATCGACGCGTACTTGCGGGGGTAGGTCCGGGCGGTGCCGTCCTCGCCGAGGGTTCGTTCGGCGGTCGTCCAGAGGACGGTGCCGAAGAAGCCCGAGACCAGAAAGCCCAGCGCCGAGCGGTTGAAGATGACGCCGTAGCGGTCCTGATCGTCGCGTAGCGCGTCCTGGGTCGCGTAGATCGAGTAGTTGCCGTCGGCGACGGCGACGACCGGCGTCGTGATTCCGCGTCGCGCGCGGGCGGTCGTGGCGACCGCGAGGTAGTCGAACTCGGCCGGGTCGGGCGCCTCGCTGGCCGGCGTCACGATCAGGTCGACGCTGACGCCGGCGTCGACGGTCGCCTTCAGTTCCTCCTCGAAGCGAGTCAGCAGGTCCGGTGTCAGCGACAGGGAGAGTTCGTACTCCGCGGCGTCGATGACCTCCTCGAGGTATCGCAGAATCGTCGACCGGGACTTGACCAGCGAGACGGCTTCCGTGTCCCGGGCGGGGGCGGTGTAGCGGGCCTCGAGCTCGTCGATCATGCTCTCGAGGGAGTTCTGGACGTTCTCGAAGGCCTCCCCGGGATCGATCGCGACGACTTTCATCGGGCGCGACTCCCGGAGTTCGACCAGTCCGCGGTCGCTGAGGCTACGGACGGTGTCGTAGACTCGCGGCTGTGGAATGTCGGTTCGGTCGGCGATTTCGCTGGCGGTGAGTTGCCCCTGCTCGAGGACGGTCAAGTAGGCGTCGATCTCGTACTCGCCGAGATTGAACCGCTCGCCGACCTGCTCGACGGTCGAACGGAGTTCGTCTGGTGCCATACGAGACCGTACGCTCCCGACGGATAAGTGATTTATTATACACCGAGTAGCACCTGTTTTCGAAATCGGGTTGTTCGACCCCCGCGCCGAGTTACCACGAATCAACGCGAGCCTGACAGTCAGAACGCTTAACCACAGTGAGCCAGAGTGTGTTGCCATGCGCGGGGTGTTGCAGGCCAACGAGAACGAGGCCAACCAGAGTGAGGCCAGTGAAGCGGCCGAAGGGATCCGAGGCGTGCTACCGTTCGACGTCTCCCAGACCACCGTCGACATCGTCCTCGCGCTCTTCGTGGTCGTCGTCGGCTGGTACCTCTCGAAGTACGTCGTTCGGATCGCCGGACGAACCGTCGCCCGCCGGATCGAACGACCCAGCGTCACCAGGACCGTCCTTCGGGCCGTCAGACTCTCGGTGCTGTTGCTCTCCCTGTTCGTCGCCGCGGGCATTCTCGGCGTCGGCGACACGCAGATCCTCCTCTCGGTGACCGTCATCTCGGCGGTCGTCGCAGTCGTCCTCGCACCGCTGGTCGGGAGCCTGATCAACGGCTTCTTCGTGCTCGCCGATCGGCCCTACGAGATCGGCGACATGATAGAGGTCCCCGACCAAGGCCACCGCGGGTTCGTCGAGGACATCACCATTCGGTACACCAAGATCTTCACCCTCCAGAACACGTTCATCGTGATCCCGAACTCCGCCATTCAGGAACGTGACGTGATCAACTTCTCCGCCGAAGACGAGCGAACCCGGATCTCGCTCGGATTCGACATCACCTACGGCAGCGACCTCAAGGCCGCGCGACGCCAGGCAGAGCGGGCCGCGCGCAGCGTCGATATAGTCATCTCCGGCGGGCCGGACATTCGGATCGGCAGCGCGCGGTACGGCGCGGCGCCGCTCTGTAATATCGCCGAGTACGGAGATCACGGGATCGCACTCGAGCTCTTCTTCTGGGTCAAACACCCCTACAAGCTGAACATCGCCCGCTCGGAGGTGCAGACTGCGCTCCGCGAGCGATACGCGGATATCGACGTCGAGTTCGCCTACCCGCGACGCCACCACGTCTTCGACGAGACCAGCGGCGTCGCACGAGTGGCCGTCGACGACGGCGACGCCCGGCGACCGACCGCCGATTCGCCCGTCGAACCGGGCACCCGCCCGGACGCCGAGGACGGAACCGAGGCCGGCGAGTCGGGCGATCGGTGACGCTGGGGCTTGGTTCGATTCTCGCGGTCGCTGCTTCGATGCGTCGACCACTCACCGTGACTCGAGTCATCGTCTCCCACCGACCCGAAACGGGGGCCGTCCTTTATCCGCTTTCCCCGCGAAGTCGGGGGTAGTCGACAGATGTACGACGACATCCTCATTCCGACCGACGGGAGCGAGACGATTTCGGAGACGCTGACTCACGGGCTGCCGATCGCCGAGCGCGACGCCGCGACGGTCCACGCGCTGTACGTAGTCGACAGCCGGGTCACCGCCGCGGCCACCGACGAGACGGGACCCGAACTCGAGCGGTCGCTCGAGGCGGAGGGTCGCGATGCCGTCGCCGACGTCGAAGACGCGGCGGCCGACCGCGGGCTGGAGACGGTCGGCGAGGTCCGGAAGGGGACCCCGTCGAAGGCGATCCTCGAGTACGCCGACGAGCGCGGGATCGACCTGATCGTCATCGGGACTCGCGGGAAGAGCCCCCGGGAGAAGGTCGCCTCGCTGGGCAGCGTCTCGGAGCGGGTCGTCGACAACGCGTCGATTCCGGTGTTCGTCGTGCGCGACGCGGGCGCGGAGTGAGAAAACGGCGACTCAGGCGTGGGCGCTTTCGACCGTGATGACCTCG
It encodes the following:
- a CDS encoding lysyl oxidase family protein produces the protein MKIKWRKDRKRAAALVGVLLVVVAGVGMISLGGVVADNPFSVIDTSTDASAATGGEGTADEEATPADEENSETPPSTGESDSEPSDDHVADNQSEDDHGEDRSGVNFVPGVREFSVSTEVFDESSSDVEDGFVTPGEHRLLRFDMIIYNVGDEDAELGRPENRPDLFEYSESHGHAHLKGFNNYVLLDESGERTGAVRKQTFCLRDLYQTRSSANSSAQFDCEYQGISAGWADEYDSSLPGQYIVIDGLPDGEYTLQATTNAAGTIDETCDDDNTVRVDLSITDDTVTVHTSRSHYVKPSAC
- a CDS encoding HalOD1 output domain-containing protein, giving the protein MSAPLDHSTSDDWGDPSRAIIEAVAAREGVDVTDIEPPAYEPLFTAINPEALDRLFRNPAEMATARVVLEYEGYEVVVHGDGRVEVSDPSFDPDGVGQPVED
- a CDS encoding sugar phosphate isomerase/epimerase family protein, encoding MEIGVHTPPLADESLEGALSYLAELGVDAIEPGVGGHPGQAHLPRDEHLDDEGAQQEVRNALEEYDMRISALATHNNPLHPDAERADEADTELREAIELASQLEVGVVTCFSGLPAGGPNDEVPNWITAPWPPEHDEALAYQWERAIDYWSDLDDYADERGVDIAIEMHPNMLVYEPHGMARLREGTGDRIGANFDPSHLYWQGITITDAIRYLGERDAIHHFHAKDTKIYDAQAREKGVLDTTAYDDEPNRSWLFRSVGYGHGEAHWKDVVSTLRMVGYDGALSIEHEDSLTSSREGLEKAIDLLDRAVFETQPGEAYWAE
- a CDS encoding carboxypeptidase regulatory-like domain-containing protein; translation: MRITRQLVLEISRHEVPVGRAITLRVRDEGNNPIEGAIVEAGTKRTRTDSNGRCEITFYSPGFWKLVAAKSPTDRVAYESTSSLVRAVPRSTTARRPRRTGPPTL
- a CDS encoding Gfo/Idh/MocA family protein, with product MTMDRSDIRTGIVGLGNIGQYHAERLVELGVPLVGGMDIATEARSRFARRYDVDVYEDHHELYDTIDAVVITTPNKYHEEYAVDAFDRDLHVLLEKPLAHSIESAQRIADAAVGSDGHTMVGFNNRFANTVRIVHNRIAQGDLGDITHVEANYVRRRGIPGRGSWFTRRQIAGGGSLIDLGVHAIDLALYLLDYPTVEEVTGVARGEFGNSEDYAYLDMWGEDAGPAGFDVDDSASAFIRCAGDQTISLEVAWATNRPSTHEFVVRGTESAARFDLLEGDLSLHSANTVGPDHLEDTSVETHQNDTHTEEQEAFFDRICRDDGADDSVDEALTVQRIIDAIYRSSDEGHTIAVDDE
- a CDS encoding ABC transporter ATP-binding protein, coding for MARVRLENITKRYGDETAVDDISLEVEDGEFVTFVGPSGCGKSTTMETVAGLTQPTEGRVYIGDDEVTNLAPKDRGVAMVFQNIALFPHMDVYENISFGLRLRKYDDEEVRHRVEEAADIVQLEGMLDRMPAEMSGGQQQRVGIARAIVRNPDVFLMDEPLANLDAKLRVHMRTELQRLHRELDATVIYVTHDQAEAMTMSNRIAVLNDGKLQQIAPPLVCYNEPTNLFVAGFIGSPSMNFAEGTLVENGLETNNFTVEFDPTQLQGVSVGDTVTLGVRPEDVHLTRYADSLSSPTDRIPARTDVLEPMGDEVFIYLLLSEAAEGSMDQDPATSPNQLLMSVTPDTEIEAGQDVEVVLDRSKIHLFDTATGDALLHGLTDRSEREPGTTPTEADS
- a CDS encoding carbohydrate ABC transporter permease, which translates into the protein MSDPNDPTDPNDPSGTDDGDRPRDPTLRRPDGGRDVLKEGRDAELDRGPLQQWAADSIENPERVYRALFYVAAIFFLFTTLFPFYWLLMVALTPEGQLQDIVFTPNGFNPGAFIEVFEVIPFHVYMFNSFVIALASTVVVLVVASLAGYAFGRLEFPGRTPLMLLVLVISFFPPAAFFIPLNDLFNTSFFFLEPITGDGTLYNTPFALVTPLSAIFMPLAIFILTTFYGQIPDGLEDAARVEGTTRLGALFRVIIPLSAPGVATAGVLTFIATYNEFFFSFLMTDGQPQNWAPILDGILAYQGQYEVLYHLMAAASIIGVIPVAILVVIAQEKIVSGLTAGALKE
- a CDS encoding carbohydrate ABC transporter permease is translated as MATDTDTDVLTGDESGRSQDRERSGNAVVNWMEGLSEAAYAYLLLLPAFALLTLVAFYPMIQTFIMSLRADQTRGMDPLGGFVGIENYVDILTGNAQLARQFLDVGLTGSFPFIELGTPFFQQALFVTLAFAIISVVMETLIGFGQAYVLDQDFRGRRWVRVAIILPWAVPIVIQGMIFFLMFQPTVGFGSDLMQSLGIFSGTPLANSRDAFIIILVADIWKSSAFMALLILAGLQSVDRSLYDVARVAGASPWQRFKLITLPLVMPALLVAMLFRTMDAMRVFGLIESTAGCTTVPSLTCLVVEAMFGGTRIYATAAAVAFSTALVIGLIIGGYVVLFRDTEGGMY